The following coding sequences lie in one Flavobacterium sediminis genomic window:
- the rluF gene encoding 23S rRNA pseudouridine(2604) synthase RluF, translating into MEENKTRINKFLSESGFCSRREADKLIEQGRVTINGEIPEMGTKVGPDDEVRVNGKLINEKKEGFVYLLFHKPVGIECTTNQSVKGNVVDYINYPERIFPIGRLDKASEGLLLMTNDGDIVNKILRARNNHEKEYIVTVSKPITERFIQRMSNGVPILDTITRKCKVEQISKYVFRIILTQGLNRQIRRMCEYLDYEVTALKRIRIINISLDVPVGKYRELTKKELDALNKLIEPSSKTEEASLPANNKKGFSGKRNYGTRNR; encoded by the coding sequence ATGGAAGAAAACAAAACACGTATTAATAAATTTTTATCGGAAAGTGGATTTTGTTCGCGTCGTGAAGCCGATAAATTAATTGAACAAGGTCGGGTTACTATTAACGGAGAAATTCCTGAAATGGGAACCAAGGTTGGTCCGGATGATGAAGTACGTGTTAATGGCAAATTAATCAACGAAAAAAAAGAAGGATTTGTTTATCTATTATTCCATAAACCTGTTGGTATAGAATGCACTACCAACCAAAGTGTTAAGGGCAATGTTGTGGATTATATTAATTATCCGGAACGTATTTTTCCTATTGGTCGTTTAGACAAAGCCAGTGAAGGTTTGCTGTTAATGACAAACGATGGTGATATTGTCAATAAAATTCTTCGTGCGCGCAACAACCACGAAAAAGAATATATTGTTACGGTAAGCAAACCTATCACCGAACGTTTTATCCAACGCATGAGCAATGGTGTTCCTATTTTAGATACCATTACCCGAAAATGCAAAGTAGAACAGATCAGTAAATATGTTTTCCGTATCATCTTAACTCAAGGTTTAAATCGTCAAATTCGTAGAATGTGTGAATATCTGGATTATGAAGTAACCGCTTTAAAACGTATTCGTATTATTAATATTTCACTTGATGTTCCTGTTGGTAAATATCGTGAATTAACGAAAAAAGAACTTGATGCTTTAAATAAATTAATTGAACCGTCCAGTAAAACGGAAGAAGCCAGTTTACCGGCAAACAATAAAAAAGGATTTTCGGGTAAAAGAAATTACGGTACAAGGAATCGTTAA
- a CDS encoding ligand-binding sensor domain-containing protein, which yields MKNFLKMFILLLLVLLNFSCIEKKIAEIEPINSEVLNTLKSDSLQFTSGIRVILQDTKGNYWLGSHTEGVCKFNGKTFEYFTIKEGLPDNQVRSIQEDSNGTIWFETANGPCSYDGKTIATYPKEEIRNTNSKWIKTKDDLWFTAGNTDGVYRYDGQQIYFLLFPFPRPENTGGNNVVTSHATGKNNTEWIASYTGVYGYNGIQFTIMDDASLGLNMENGMLHVRSVLEDSKGRLWIGNNGIGVLLKEGNTTINFSEKQNLIHPESKRSGAKSPAGTLEHVFAIEEDSEGNIWFGDRDTGAWKFDGTIMTNYEIDNRLSSSMIWCIYKDNANNLLFGMANAGVYKFNGKTFEKVF from the coding sequence ATGAAAAATTTTCTAAAGATGTTTATACTATTACTATTAGTGTTGCTTAATTTTTCATGTATAGAGAAAAAAATAGCTGAAATTGAACCAATAAATAGTGAAGTTTTAAACACTTTAAAATCAGATAGCCTTCAATTTACTTCAGGAATACGTGTTATTTTACAAGACACAAAAGGCAATTATTGGTTGGGAAGTCATACCGAAGGAGTTTGTAAGTTTAATGGAAAAACATTTGAATATTTTACAATCAAAGAAGGTTTGCCAGATAATCAGGTACGCTCTATTCAAGAAGATTCAAATGGAACTATATGGTTTGAAACCGCGAACGGACCTTGTAGTTATGATGGAAAAACCATTGCGACTTATCCAAAGGAAGAGATTAGAAACACAAACAGCAAATGGATTAAAACAAAAGATGATCTTTGGTTTACTGCGGGTAATACAGATGGTGTTTATCGATATGATGGTCAACAAATATATTTCTTATTGTTTCCGTTTCCAAGGCCTGAAAATACTGGAGGTAATAATGTAGTAACAAGCCATGCAACAGGAAAAAATAATACAGAATGGATTGCAAGTTATACTGGAGTTTATGGCTACAATGGTATCCAATTTACTATAATGGATGATGCATCTTTAGGTTTGAATATGGAAAATGGGATGTTGCACGTGAGAAGTGTTTTAGAAGATTCTAAAGGTAGATTGTGGATAGGCAATAATGGAATAGGAGTTTTGTTAAAAGAAGGGAATACGACTATTAATTTTTCTGAAAAACAAAATTTAATACATCCTGAAAGTAAAAGAAGCGGTGCTAAATCTCCGGCAGGAACACTAGAACATGTTTTTGCAATTGAAGAAGATAGCGAAGGAAATATTTGGTTTGGCGATAGAGATACTGGAGCGTGGAAATTTGACGGAACAATCATGACAAATTATGAAATAGACAATAGGCTTTCTTCATCCATGATTTGGTGTATTTATAAAGATAATGCCAATAACTTACTCTTTGGAATGGCAAATGCAGGTGTCTATAAATTTAACGGAAAGACTTTTGAGAAAGTTTTTTAA
- a CDS encoding GNAT family N-acetyltransferase has product MQLIKADSDHLEVIDDLACQIWPVAYKDILSSEQLQYMLNKFYAKEALSEQMKHNHVFYLAQNEEGKYVGFVSYEINCSPDRTKIHKIYVLPETQGTGVGKLLFEKVRELALEANQQAIYLNVNKYNKAKDFYTKLGFKIVKDEVIDIGLGYVMDDYVMEVTF; this is encoded by the coding sequence ATGCAATTGATTAAAGCAGATTCTGATCATTTAGAGGTCATTGATGATTTGGCATGCCAAATCTGGCCTGTGGCTTACAAAGATATTCTGAGTTCGGAACAACTTCAGTATATGCTCAATAAATTTTATGCTAAAGAAGCGCTCTCTGAACAAATGAAACACAATCATGTTTTTTACTTGGCTCAAAACGAAGAAGGTAAATATGTAGGCTTTGTTTCGTATGAGATCAATTGTTCTCCTGATAGAACTAAAATACATAAGATTTATGTATTACCAGAGACACAAGGAACAGGAGTAGGGAAGTTGTTGTTTGAGAAAGTAAGAGAACTTGCTCTTGAAGCCAATCAGCAAGCTATTTATCTTAATGTGAATAAATACAACAAGGCAAAAGATTTTTATACCAAATTAGGCTTCAAAATTGTAAAAGACGAAGTAATTGATATCGGTTTGGGTTACGTAATGGACGATTATGTAATGGAAGTCACTTTTTAA
- a CDS encoding DUF3467 domain-containing protein, translating to MENNNNNPQQGQINIELDEKTAEGIYSNLAIINHSNSEFVVDFVSIMPGVPKAKVKSRIVLTPQHAKRLLKALAENVRRFEAQHGEIKEGETPNIPLNFGPTGQA from the coding sequence ATGGAAAATAACAATAACAACCCGCAACAAGGTCAGATCAATATTGAGTTGGATGAAAAAACCGCTGAAGGTATTTATTCTAACTTAGCGATTATCAATCATTCAAATAGTGAATTTGTAGTTGATTTTGTGTCTATTATGCCAGGTGTTCCTAAAGCAAAAGTGAAGTCGCGTATTGTGTTAACACCACAGCATGCAAAAAGACTTCTGAAAGCTTTAGCTGAGAATGTGAGACGCTTTGAAGCGCAACACGGAGAAATAAAAGAAGGTGAAACACCTAATATTCCACTGAATTTCGGACCAACAGGTCAAGCTTAA